In a genomic window of Vibrio gigantis:
- a CDS encoding carboxymuconolactone decarboxylase family protein: MSNFKIHSVESAPVQSQPILEGAKKQMGRVPGLFGVLAESPNTLKAYRELHQLFNDSSFNAEELTVVWQTINVEHECHYCVPAHTGIAHSMKVDPAITEALRNRTAMPTEKLQALHDFTLSMVRNRGNVSESEMAAFFEAGYGQQQVLEVILGLSQKVISNYVNRVAETPVDKVFEQFAWQG, translated from the coding sequence ATGAGCAATTTTAAAATTCACTCAGTAGAATCCGCACCCGTGCAAAGCCAACCTATTCTTGAAGGTGCAAAAAAGCAGATGGGTCGAGTTCCGGGGTTATTTGGTGTGTTAGCCGAATCTCCAAATACTCTGAAAGCCTACAGAGAGCTTCATCAGCTGTTTAACGATTCGTCTTTTAATGCAGAAGAGCTGACAGTGGTGTGGCAAACCATTAACGTTGAACACGAATGTCACTACTGTGTACCTGCACATACAGGCATTGCACACTCAATGAAGGTTGATCCTGCAATCACCGAAGCGCTGCGTAATCGCACAGCAATGCCTACTGAGAAACTGCAAGCTTTGCATGATTTTACGCTAAGCATGGTTCGCAACCGCGGCAATGTGTCTGAAAGTGAAATGGCAGCATTCTTTGAGGCGGGTTATGGTCAACAACAAGTGTTAGAAGTGATTCTTGGCTTGTCTCAGAAAGTGATCAGTAACTATGTAAACCGTGTTGCTGAAACGCCAGTAGACAAGGTGTTCGAACAGTTTGCATGGCAAGGTTAA
- a CDS encoding GNAT family N-acetyltransferase has protein sequence MKNTMKFRQYDSSEIETITQLFTQTFTDSEGENEGKTVGKLANDLLTTTDPTELLCFVAEDDFIESDSKIVGAIIFTPFTFDDETKAYLLSPVAVSTQVQKRGIGQQLINFGLQILKEQGAELAVTYGDPSYYSRVGFEQITVEQIPAPFNLSYPHGWIAQSLIGGEIKVASEQSSCVEALAHAQYW, from the coding sequence GTGAAGAACACGATGAAATTTAGACAATACGATTCAAGCGAGATCGAAACGATCACTCAGCTTTTTACTCAAACCTTTACCGATTCAGAAGGCGAAAATGAAGGTAAAACCGTGGGTAAGCTCGCTAATGACCTTTTAACTACCACAGATCCAACTGAACTACTTTGCTTTGTCGCAGAAGATGATTTTATTGAATCTGACAGCAAGATTGTGGGTGCGATTATCTTTACTCCATTCACCTTTGATGATGAAACTAAGGCGTATTTGCTTTCTCCAGTAGCGGTCAGTACTCAGGTTCAAAAGCGTGGTATCGGCCAACAACTGATTAACTTTGGCTTACAGATTCTAAAAGAACAGGGTGCCGAGCTTGCTGTGACATACGGTGATCCTAGTTACTATTCAAGAGTGGGCTTTGAGCAAATCACTGTTGAACAGATCCCGGCACCATTCAATTTGAGCTACCCCCACGGTTGGATAGCTCAATCGCTGATTGGCGGTGAGATTAAAGTGGCGAGTGAACAGTCGAGTTGTGTTGAAGCTTTGGCTCACGCTCAATACTGGTAG
- a CDS encoding MerR family transcriptional regulator gives MYRISELAELVGLSRSTLLYYGKLGLIEAQRQSNGYRLYSEKDLQRVRLLQQLQAGGLTLKECQACLDAKIERSLLENRLKQLDEELLQKQRSRDLLAAMLGESGLEEWHESMDKLAPDAHLDWLIKQGFDEKQALRLKWLSKDMNEHEQYMADFGAIFEGLERLGPGTNEDTLTALSHVPEAPKRVLEIGCGKGIATSVLTNAMKKHQAEVQVTAVDNDQPCLDILNQQARELGLESNIKTVCASMMDLPFEAKSFDLIWSEGSAYIMGVQKALKQWRKLLADDGILVVNDLVWNTESPNESAQVFWQKEYPDMTTVSERMKQAKAAGYQVLNDFAMSDAGWLAYYQPLQKQVEALKATMPNSKALVDCDNEIKQFFNNSELVEGSQGSAKRDFDYHFFVLKKVQ, from the coding sequence ATGTATCGTATCTCTGAACTGGCCGAATTAGTTGGGCTGAGTCGTTCTACATTGTTGTACTACGGCAAGCTAGGTTTGATTGAAGCTCAACGTCAGAGCAATGGTTATCGCCTTTATTCTGAAAAGGACCTGCAACGTGTTCGTTTGTTACAGCAATTACAGGCGGGTGGGTTGACGCTTAAAGAGTGCCAAGCCTGTTTAGATGCAAAAATCGAACGTAGTTTGTTGGAAAATAGACTCAAGCAGTTGGATGAAGAGCTACTGCAAAAACAGCGTTCACGAGATCTATTAGCAGCAATGCTAGGCGAAAGCGGATTAGAAGAGTGGCATGAGTCGATGGATAAGCTTGCGCCAGATGCACACCTCGATTGGTTAATTAAGCAGGGCTTTGATGAGAAACAGGCTCTGCGATTGAAGTGGTTATCGAAAGACATGAATGAACATGAACAATATATGGCAGATTTCGGCGCGATCTTTGAGGGACTAGAACGTTTAGGTCCCGGAACGAATGAGGATACGCTTACTGCGCTTTCCCACGTTCCGGAAGCCCCGAAGCGCGTCCTTGAAATTGGTTGCGGTAAAGGTATCGCAACCTCCGTATTAACGAATGCGATGAAAAAACATCAGGCTGAAGTGCAGGTCACTGCGGTAGATAATGATCAACCGTGTTTGGATATTCTAAACCAGCAAGCACGAGAACTTGGTCTCGAAAGCAATATTAAAACCGTGTGTGCAAGCATGATGGATTTACCGTTTGAAGCGAAGTCATTCGACTTAATCTGGTCAGAGGGTAGTGCTTACATCATGGGTGTCCAGAAGGCGCTTAAACAGTGGCGAAAGTTACTTGCCGATGATGGCATATTAGTCGTGAATGATTTGGTCTGGAACACCGAGAGCCCTAACGAATCAGCCCAAGTGTTCTGGCAGAAAGAGTACCCAGATATGACGACGGTTTCTGAGCGCATGAAACAGGCAAAAGCAGCGGGCTATCAAGTCCTGAATGACTTTGCGATGAGTGATGCCGGTTGGCTTGCCTATTATCAGCCTTTGCAAAAGCAAGTTGAAGCGCTGAAAGCGACGATGCCAAACTCAAAAGCGCTCGTAGATTGCGACAATGAAATTAAACAATTCTTCAATAACAGCGAACTAGTGGAAGGATCTCAAGGCTCAGCGAAGCGTGATTTTGATTATCACTTTTTTGTGTTGAAGAAAGTACAGTAA